Sequence from the Corallococcus sp. EGB genome:
GTATCCGCCAGCGCCGCCAGCCTGGAGCGCACGCGTGGATCCTCGGGCCGCAGCGCCCGCGCGGCCTGCAGTTGCGCCAGCGCCGTGTCCTCGCCCGCGCCCGACAGCTTCGCCACCGCGATGAGCCGGTCCGCGCGAGACAGATGCCGCGCCAGCGCCACCTCCCTCGTATGCAGCGGCCACAGCAACGCCACCCCCGTCGCGCACAGGACGGTGAGCGCCAGCGCGCCCCACCGCAGCGCGCGCCCGTGCCGCGCGGCCGCCAGCTTCACGGCCGCCGGGATGCGCCGCTCCACGGCATGGCGCCACCGGCGGTAGCGCGGGAACGCATGCGACCGGTCCTTGTTCCGCGCGATCCCCATCAGCGCTTCCGTCTCGCGCCGGGCCTGATCCAGCGAGTCGCCGAACAGCTCGTGCATCGTCTGCACCAGGTCGAAGGGGGGCAGGGTGCTCCGCACCTGCTCCAGCGCCTGCCGCAGCACCTTCGCGCTGGAGGCCCGGGCGGACGGCTCCGGCTCGGTGGCCCACTGCACCAGGCGCTCCAGCTCCGGTGTCACCTGGGAGTTGAAGTGGGACGGCTTCAACAGCCCGGGGGGCCCCTCCGTGCCGCAGGCCGCCTCCGAGGCCCGGTGCAGCGTGAGCAGCTCATAGAGCACCAGCCCCATGCCGTGGATGTCCCACGCGGGCTCCGGACGGCCGCCAGCCGCCTGCTCCGGCGCCATGTACGCGCGCTTGCCCACCACCAGCAGGTCATTGCCGCTGGCGATGCTGGCGGACGCCACGCCCATGTCCACCAGCTTCACCTCGCCGTGCAGCCCCACCAGCACGTTGCCCGGGCTCACGTCGCGGTGCACCAGGTGCAGCGGGCGTCCATCCAGGTCGCGCTGCCCGTGCAGGTACTCCAGCGCCTTGCCCAGCTCGATGGCCACCGCCACCGCCAGCGCCACCGGCGGCGGCCGGCCGCGCCGCCGCAGCGCCTGCACCAGGTCCGCGCCGTTGCGGCCGTGCACGTACTCCATGGCCATGAAGGGCCGGCCCGCCGCGCTGCCCACGTCGAACACCTGGATGACGTTGGGGTGCTGAAACGTGGCGCTCAAGCGCGCCTCGGTGAGGAACAGCGCCGACAGGCGCGGGTGGCGCGCGTACTCCTGGAACACCAGCTTGAGCGCCACCAGCTTGTCCACGCCCTCGGCCATCGTGCGCCGGGCGAGGATGACCTCCGCCATGCCGCCCGCGCCCAGCCGCTGGAGCAGCTGATACCGCCCGAACGCGTCGAACGGCCGCAGCCCGCCCTGCCACGCCTCCGGGTCGCGCACGTGCAGCAGCTCCAGGTGCGAGTAGTCATTCAGCGCGGACATGCCATCCACGGTGGAGCGCGGCCGGATGCCCACCGGGGTCGGCTCCTCCCTCCACGTCGCCTCGCTCGCCGCGGGCGCGCCGCCGGGGGAGCTCGCGGCGGGCGCCGCCACCGGGGGGGGCGGGGGTTCGCGGGGGCTCAGGGGCAGGGGCAGGCTGCCCGCGTCCAACGCGACGAACTTCACGAAGTAGCCGCGCACCCAGCCGGACACGCCGTGCTCCATCACCCGCACGCGGCCGGACACCACGGGCCCGTCCCCCTGGAAGGCCACCTGGAGCGCGAACTCCGTCCCGATGGGCTGCGGCGTGTCCTCGGGGACGAACAGGCCGTGCTCCGTCATGCTCTTCCACAGCCGCGCGCGGGACTCCGGCGCATCCGCGAACGGCAACCGGAACAGCCGGCCCTTCCTCTTTGGCTGCTTCACGCGTGTGCCTCCCCCGACGGATGGCCGGTGTGCTGCGCGTCACGGCCCGCTTCGCGTCAGGGCGAAGCGGTCAACGTCACCTGGATGGGCTCCGGCCGGTCGCCCACCATCACCTCGGCCCGCCACGTCGCGTGGCCCTCCAATCGCACGCTCACCTGATGAACGCCGGGCGAGAGCGGCAGCAGCGCCCCCATCTGCCGCGCGAGCCCCATGGCGCGGCCATCCACGAAGACGCGCGCGTGCTCCGGCATCACGTCCAGGCGCAGCCCCGTCACCCCCGGGCGCTCCGGCTTCGCCGCGGGAGCGGGCCGCAGGGAACGGAAGTCCTTCCGCCGCAAGAGCGCCAGGGCATCGACGTCCCGCGGGGCCGGGGCGCGCGTACAGGCGCAGGCCCCCGCCATCAGGAGCAGGATGAAGCGGCGTCTCGGATGCGCAGGCATGACAGGGATTGGAGCGTGAGCGCGGGGGACTCCGTCAAGGCACCGGCCCTCGCGTCGCAATCGCTGTTCCCACCCATACAACCCGGCGAAAGCAGCGCTCGCGGGAGGTGCCTTCCAGACCCACCGGCCCAGGCCGTCATCCCGAGCGAATAAGGGATGTTCGCATGTGGGCGGACGGGCGCCGTCCGTGGCCCATGACGCCGTGCGCCCGAGCGACGCCGCGTGCGGTCCGCAGGACCCGGCAGGTGGCTGGGTTTGAGAGGCATTGGGCGGGGGCTGGGTCAAGGCGGATCCATGCATGTCAGACGCCGCCCGTAACCTGCGACACGTTCCAGCCCGAGTCCCACCCATGACGACCCGACATCCCATGCCCGCCACCGCGCCACGGACACCGGCTCCGTCCCTGCCTCCCAGACCCTTCGCCTCCGCGCGCGATGGCCTCGTGCGCAGACAGCCCCAGCGCTTCGCGGACATCCGGCCGCTGCGGCTGGAGGACTTCGTGTCCGGGACGCCGCGCCAGCGGGAGTCCTTCGCGCGGCGGCTCGTCACCTACCTGTCCGAGCGAGGCTTCTTCTACCTGGAGCGTCCCGCGGCCTTCCTGGAGCGCCACGCGCTGGCGGGGCTGTTCGAGCGCTACGAGGCGACCTTCCAGCACGCGCTGCTCGCGCATCCGTACCTGCACGCGCTCCTGCCCGCGGCCACGGTGTTCGAGACGGGCTACAACGCCACCTGGTTCCCGGAGTCGCCGGAGGTGCGCCAGCCCATCGAGGCCTTCATGGCCAAGCCCGCGATGTGGACGGGCTTCCGCCGCCGCGTGGTGCCGGAGCCGGTGCGGGAGCTCCTGGAGGCCTCCGAGGACGCGTACGACGCCTGCCACGCCGTGGGCATCGCGCTGCTGGAGGCGCTGGAGCGGGGCTACGGCCTGCGCGCCGGTGGGCTCACGCGGCTGTTCCGCCGCCGCACGGAAGGGGCGGTGCGGTTCGTGAAGTACCACGCGCCCAGCACCGCGCGGCGCAGGCGGGAGGTGGTGGCGCACGCGTCGGAGCCGCACTCGGACAAGAGCTTCTTCACCTTCAACATGGGGGAGTCCCGCCCGGGGCTGGTGTGGCTGGATGGGGACACGCCGCGCCTGATGCCCAACGATGAAGGGCACTGGCTCATCACCTCCGGCCGGTTCTCGGAAGGGCTGACGCGCGAGCTGGACGCGCCGGTGCGCGCGTTCCGCCACACGGTGCACAACGCCGGCGAGCGCGTGGTCATCCTGGGCTTCGTCACGCCCGAGGGCGACCTGCACGACCTGCCGCTGGACGCGTGGCCCACGCCGCCGCTCGCGGGAGGCGCCCGTGGCTGAGCGCGCGCGCGACCCGAAGCAAGAGGCAGCGGAGCACGTCTTCTTCTCCCCGCATCCGGACGACGTGGCGCTGTGCGCGTACGCGAGCCTGCTCGGAGTACCCCGAGGCGTCGTGCCCACCCTCGTCACGGTCTTCTCGCAGAGCTGCTGGGAGTTCGCTCTGCCGGTGGACCCCTCGCGGGCGATGGCGGTGACGTCGCTGCGGATGGGCGAGGACCGGCGGTTCGCCCGGGCGCACGGCGCGGACCTGGTGCACCTGGGCTTCCGCGACACCAGCCTGCGTGCACCACCGGGGGGGCTTCCCGAGCCGGAGGAGGCCCGGGCCGCGCTGGCCTCGCGCGTGCGGCTGGCCCTGGAGGAGGTGCTCGTGAACGTCTCCCCGGACGCGGTCTGCTACGTGCCGCTGGGCATCTCCAGCCACGTGGACCACCTGATGGTGCGCGACGCGGTGCGGGCCCTGCGCGGCGGACGGAACGTCGTCTACTACGAGGACCTGCCGTACTCCGCGCACCACCCGGAGGACGAAATCGTCGACTACGCCTGGGCGCTCGGGCTGTCGCCCCGGTGCCTGGACATGACGGCGCTGTGGGCCGCGAAGGTGCGCGGGCTGTCCTTCTACGCCAGCCAGCTGGAGCCCCACACGCTGCCCGCGGTGGAGGCGCACGCGCGGCGGTTGGGCTCGGGCCGGGGGCTGTGCGAGCGCGTCTGGACGGTGGCGTCATGAGCACGCGGGAACCCTGGGCGGAGGGGGACATGCTGGTGCACCTCTCCTATGAAGCCACCCGCACGCTGGGCGGCATGGGCGTGGTGCTGGAGCACCTGGTGTCCGCGCCCGAGTACCGGCAGGCCTTCCCTCGCACGCTGCTGGTGAGCCCCACGGTGCGGCCGTGCGGCCTGGGCACCTACGCGCCGGAGGAGTCGCTGGCGCGCGACCTGGAGGCGCACGGCGAGGTGTTCTACAGCGGCCTGCGCCGGGACAACCCGGAGCGGTGGACGCGCGTCTTCCAGCCGGTGGAGGAGCAGCACGACGTGTCGTTCATCTACGGGCGGCGCGACGCGCCGGGCGGCCCCGTGGAGGTGCTGCTCGTGGACCTCACGGACGTGCTCCGGGGCTACCGGGTGCGCCTGGGCACGCTGCCGAAGTTCCTGGCGCGGCTGCACACGCTGCTCGGCGTGGACCTCCCGTTCGACTGCCGGGGTCCGCGTCCGGCGGCGTGGCGGGGGCTGTCGCGCATGTGGCGCAAGCGCTTCGGTACGCGGCTGGGCGCGGCGCCCTGGGTCAACCGCCTGTTCCGCAAGGCCGTGCGGCATGGCCTGCTGGACGCGCCCGCGCTGGACCATGACGCGATGCTGGCCATCGTGCTCGCGGAGCCCGTCTTCGACGCGCTGGAGCGGCTGCGTCCGAAGGATGGCGCGGGGACGGTCATCCTGGCGCAGGAGCACCTGTCGCTGCCGCTCGCGTACAAGGCGCTGCTGGACGGGCGCGCCTGGTGCCGCACCGTGTACTACGCGGGCGAGGTGCGCACGCCCCGGGTGCTCGTGGAGTACGGCCAGGGAGGGCAGGGCCCGTCCGACGCGCGCTTCTACAACATCCAGCGCCTGGCGATGGAGCAGGGGAAGACGCTGGACGAGGTGTATCCGGTGGGCACCTGGCCCAGCTTCCAGATCCTGCGCAACGGCCACCTGTGCGACCGCGTGGGCGCGGTGAGCGCGTCCGTGGCGGACGAGCTGCGCTTCCTGGACACGCGCTATTCGCTCCAGCCGGTGACGGTGGTGCCCCACGGGCACCGGCCCATCGAGACGGGCTGGGACGCGAAGGAGGCCTCGCGGGCGAAGGTGCTGGCCCATGCGCGCAGGCAGTGGGGGA
This genomic interval carries:
- a CDS encoding serine/threonine-protein kinase; amino-acid sequence: MKQPKRKGRLFRLPFADAPESRARLWKSMTEHGLFVPEDTPQPIGTEFALQVAFQGDGPVVSGRVRVMEHGVSGWVRGYFVKFVALDAGSLPLPLSPREPPPPPVAAPAASSPGGAPAASEATWREEPTPVGIRPRSTVDGMSALNDYSHLELLHVRDPEAWQGGLRPFDAFGRYQLLQRLGAGGMAEVILARRTMAEGVDKLVALKLVFQEYARHPRLSALFLTEARLSATFQHPNVIQVFDVGSAAGRPFMAMEYVHGRNGADLVQALRRRGRPPPVALAVAVAIELGKALEYLHGQRDLDGRPLHLVHRDVSPGNVLVGLHGEVKLVDMGVASASIASGNDLLVVGKRAYMAPEQAAGGRPEPAWDIHGMGLVLYELLTLHRASEAACGTEGPPGLLKPSHFNSQVTPELERLVQWATEPEPSARASSAKVLRQALEQVRSTLPPFDLVQTMHELFGDSLDQARRETEALMGIARNKDRSHAFPRYRRWRHAVERRIPAAVKLAAARHGRALRWGALALTVLCATGVALLWPLHTREVALARHLSRADRLIAVAKLSGAGEDTALAQLQAARALRPEDPRVRSRLAALADTFERLATEATRRGDVAEAMAHLRAALEAAPERSAVRVRLRFLEEELRKAPSGWRVR
- a CDS encoding PEGA domain-containing protein translates to MPAHPRRRFILLLMAGACACTRAPAPRDVDALALLRRKDFRSLRPAPAAKPERPGVTGLRLDVMPEHARVFVDGRAMGLARQMGALLPLSPGVHQVSVRLEGHATWRAEVMVGDRPEPIQVTLTASP
- a CDS encoding PIG-L deacetylase family protein; protein product: MAERARDPKQEAAEHVFFSPHPDDVALCAYASLLGVPRGVVPTLVTVFSQSCWEFALPVDPSRAMAVTSLRMGEDRRFARAHGADLVHLGFRDTSLRAPPGGLPEPEEARAALASRVRLALEEVLVNVSPDAVCYVPLGISSHVDHLMVRDAVRALRGGRNVVYYEDLPYSAHHPEDEIVDYAWALGLSPRCLDMTALWAAKVRGLSFYASQLEPHTLPAVEAHARRLGSGRGLCERVWTVAS